The Streptomyces sp. NBC_00659 genomic interval GCGGCACGAGAAAGCCCCGGCGGGTTGTCCGGTGTTGGTGCACCGGGTCCGCCAGGGCTTCAGAACGGGAGCGGCGCTCGCGGCCAAGCAAAGCCGCCGCTCCCTGACCCTCGAAGGGGTACATCCATGATGCCTGCAACTCTCCCGTCCGGTCTTCCGGCTCTGCCTGGCCGACGTGTGAATGTCTTCGGAGAGCCGGATGAAGAGGAGTTCGTTCGGGTCGCGGTTCCGGTCGTGGCGCACCTGTCGTTCGCCGACATGCTCGCGCTGCTGATCGAGTCGGGCGGCCTCGTGTACGAGGAGCTGGACGACGACCAGGCCGTGCGGGACGCGTTAGCGTTCGCGCTGCTGGCCACTGACGTCGTCATGTTCGAGGACAAGGCCGCCGCCGTCCTGACGGTTCTGCACGGCCGTGGGGAACGGGACACCGTGAAGTGGGCCCGCGCTCTGGCCGCCACGATCACCCGCGTGTTCGGGGTCGCGGCATGACGAACGCGACGGACGCGCTGTACGCGCGGGTCGCTCCGAGCCCGGCGCCGGTCTTCTCCCTTGCGGAGATGGACCGGCGCCCCGCCGGGGAGGACTTGCCCACCATCCCGATCACGGGGTTGGAACTGACGGTCACGGAAGCCGCCGCCGCGCTGTTCGAGACGGCCGCCGACGAACTCGCCGTGCCGGTCCCGGACACCGACACCCTGTACGACGCGCTCAACGGCGCCGTACGTACGCTCGGTCCGGCGGGGATCGCGGGCGTCACGCCCCAGTTTGAGGAGCTGGACGCCGACCCGGTCGAGTGGCCCGAGGTGGCCGCGTGCCACCGCTTCGCCTACCGGCTGGCCCTGTCGTTCTGGTACGAGGGGGCCCGGTCCCGTCCGATGACGGCCGGGGAAGTCGGCGTGGCAATCTACCTGTCCAGTCTCGACCGGTACCGCATGGCTGAGTTCCGGGAGTTCCCGCGCTGCAAGCTGCTGGTGTCCCGTGCCATCCATGAGGGTGTGACGGCCGTGCCGACCGAGACCCTGATGCGTCTCGGGGCTGTGATGTCCGGCGAGTTCGGCCGGACCGCCGACCGCGATCGGGACCGTGAGTGGCTGTACAAGCAGGCGTTACCGGACTACCGCCGCCGCCGGTTCGCGTTCGACCTGGTGCGGTGGGACCGGAGCCAGCCCGCGCCGCTGATCGTGCGTCCGGACGCCGGGGGCTACCTGGTCGGGCTGACACCGCCCGCCGCGCCTGATGGCCTGTGGCTGCGGTCGGCCCGGACGGAGTGGTAGGCGTGAGCCGCGTTCACCCGCTCAACTCCGCGAAGCGGCGCGTGCGCAAGGAGCAGCTCGCGCGCCGCCATGGGCAGCGCTGCACGTACTGCCGTTGCCCGTTCGCTGACCTGAGTGAGGCCACCCTCGATCACATCGCACCGTGCTCGCTGTGGTGGTCGTGGTCGGTCACTTCCCTGATGCTGGCCTGCTTCGACTGCAACCAGGCCAAGGCCGACCGACTGCCGCTCTCGCTCGCCCTGTTGCTGCTGCGGTGGGCCGACCCAACCGTGCCGGTCGTCCGGCCGGCCGACTGGCCCCTGTTGGCCGGACTCGCCGCCGACCATCGCACGGCTCTGGCCAGCGTGAC includes:
- a CDS encoding HNH endonuclease; this encodes MRKEQLARRHGQRCTYCRCPFADLSEATLDHIAPCSLWWSWSVTSLMLACFDCNQAKADRLPLSLALLLLRWADPTVPVVRPADWPLLAGLAADHRTALASVTARVTPDVTPHPVDLESTSDQPESTCHSPSTRQWSDRPDYPRAPRPIRACDGSTGEGVAA